The following are encoded in a window of Helicoverpa armigera isolate CAAS_96S chromosome 24, ASM3070526v1, whole genome shotgun sequence genomic DNA:
- the LOC110381010 gene encoding protein Wnt-1 translates to MKLFWKVLCSLLLLAQAVMGNWWNLAAPPPQTQVGNTSLETFTTLHKENCHRLEFLVERQKQLCMLSDTMIKVLQTGALQAVEECQYQFRHSRWNCSTVENATDIFGGVLKFKSRESAFVHALSAAALAHAVARACSRGELNECSCDSRVRKRTPRHWQWGGCSEDIRYGEMFSKDFSDSKEDKNTDEGLVNLHNNEAGRRAVRGRMQRVCKCHGMSGSCSVRVCWRRLPQLRMVGDALSTRYEGASHVKVVERKRGKNIRKLRPMHMDMKKPNKTDLVYLEDSPDYCEPNDELGILGTRGRTCNRTSAGLDGCRLLCCGRGYQTRVRDHEEKCRCRFVWCCKVHCEICRFKRDHHVCN, encoded by the exons GAACCTAGCAGCACCACCACCTCAGACGCAAGTCGGAAACACATCGCTGGAGACCTTCACGACGTTACATAAAGAGAACTGCCACAGGTTGGAGTTCTTAGTAGAGCGGCAGAAACAGCTGTGTATGCTCTCTGATACTATGATAAAG GTCCTGCAGACTGGTGCGTTACAAGCTGTTGAAGAGTGTCAGTATCAGTTCCGACACAGCCGGTGGAATTGCAGTACTGTGGAGAATGCGACCGATATTTTTGGAGGCGTACTAAAGTtca AGTCCCGTGAATCAGCATTCGTGCACGCTCTGTCGGCAGCGGCGTTGGCGCATGCGGTTGCACGCGCTTGCAGTCGCGGTGAGCTCAATGAGTGCTCTTGTGACTCCCGCGTCAGAAAGCGCACACCTAGACATTGGCAGTGGGGTGGATGTTCTGAG GATATAAGATACGGAGAGATGTTCAGTAAAGACTTCTCAGACTCCAAAGAAGATAAGAATACTGACGAAGGGCTGGTGAACTTACACAATAACGAGGCAGGACGTAGG GCAGTCCGCGGTCGCATGCAGCGCGTATGCAAGTGCCACGGCATGTCGGGCTCGTGCTCCGTGCGCGTGTGCTGGCGTCGCCTGCCGCAGCTGCGCATGGTCGGCGACGCCTTGTCCACAAGATACGAAGGAGCTTCGCATGTTAAG GTGGTCGAACGCAAGAGAGGAAAGAATATAAGAAAGCTTAGGCCGATGCACATGGACATGAAGAAACCCAACAAGACTGATCTCGTGTACTTGGAAGACTCACCTGATTATTGTGAACCCAACGATGA ACTTGGTATCCTCGGTACCCGCGGGCGCACCTGCAACAGAACATCAGCCGGCCTCGACGGCTGCCGGCTGCTGTGCTGCGGCCGCGGCTACCAGACACGAGTCAGAGACCACGAAGAGAAGTGCCGATGCCGATTCGTCTGGTGCTGCAAAGTCCACTGCGAAATCTGCCGATTTAAACGAGACCACCATGTCTGTAATTAA
- the LOC110381016 gene encoding chitin deacetylase 8 produces the protein MKLLWCVLVLAALVLAEENEGSSESSESQEVPELPLAEECDEELCKLPDCRCSSTEIPGDLLPRDTPQFVTVTFDDAVNVINIETYREVLDGRQNSNGCPAGATFYVSHEYTNYRLVNELYNNGYEIALHSISHKIPQDWWATATYDELKEEIADQRSQMAHFANIPFESIKGVRLPFLQLAGNTSFQVMADHDLLYDCSWPTNTFTDPALWPYTLDYASVQDCMIPPCPTASIPKPWVLPMVSWKDLNDFPCAMADSCFYTPDMEDEEAWFQFIVSNFERHYLGNRAPFGFYIHEWYLSANPAVKSAFIRFLNMINSLPDVFMVNSNEVIDWVKNPVPLTEYRAKPCRTWSSAGCPVSLCGNVPSEHNQMTYWLEACNVCPRVYPWTGNPLGL, from the exons ATGAAGTTACTGTGGTGTGTTTTGGTACTTGCGGCTTTGGTCCTTGCTGAAGAGAATGAAGGATCCTCAGAGTCCTCAGAGTCCCAAGAGGTCCCAGAGCTGCCATTAGCAGAAGAGTGTGATGAAGAACTGTGCAAGCTACCTGACTGCAGATGCTCCTCTACTGAAATTCCTGGAGATCTCTTGCCAAGGGATACGCCTCAG TTTGTCACAGTCACGTTCGATGATGCTGTCAACGTCATAAACATCGAGACATACAGGGAAGTTCTGGACGGTCGCCAAAACTCCAACGGATGTCCAGCTGGGGCTACCTTCTACGTCAGCCATGAATACACCAACTACAGACTCGTTAACGAACTATACAACAATGGTTATGAAATTGCTCTGCACTCCATCAGCCATAAGATTCCTCAAGACTGGTGGGCGACAGCTACTTACGATGAACTGAAAGAGGAAATTGCTGATCAAAGATCTCAAATGGCTCACTTCGCTAATATTCCTTTTGAAAGCATTAAGG GAGTCCGTTTACCATTCTTGCAATTGGCTGGCAACACAAGCTTCCAAGTGATGGCCGACCACGACTTGCTCTACGACTGCTCTTGGCCCACCAACACTTTCACAGACCCTGCTCTTTGGCCATATACCCTGGACTATGCTTCAGTCCAAGACTGCATGATTCCTCCTTGCCCAACTGCCTCCATTCCAAAGCCTTGGGTTCTGCCCATGGTTTCATGGAAAGACTTAAATGACTTCCCGTGTGCGATGGCTGACTCCTGTTTTTACac TCCTGACATGGAAGATGAAGAAGCCTGGTTCCAATTCATCGTGTCTAACTTCGAGAGGCACTACCTTGGCAACCGTGCTCCCTTCGGCTTCTACATCCACGAGTGGTACCTGAGCGCCAACCCCGCTGTGAAGTCTGCCTTCATCAGATTCCTCAACATGATCAACAGTTTGCCTGATGTCTTTATG gTGAACTCCAACGAAGTGATTGACTGGGTGAAGAACCCTGTACCTCTAACCGAGTACAGAGCCAAGCCTTGCAGAACATGGAGTTCTGCCGGCTGCCCCGTGTCTCTCTGTGGCAACGTGCCTTCTGAACATAATCAG atgACATACTGGCTCGAAGCTTGTAACGTCTGTCCCAGAGTTTATCCTTGGACCGGCAATCCCCTCGGCTTGTAA